The sequence below is a genomic window from Stigmatopora nigra isolate UIUO_SnigA chromosome 16, RoL_Snig_1.1, whole genome shotgun sequence.
TTATTCCATCATTGAAAACTGGATGCacctaaatatttattttcacctTCCCAGAATTCCAGAAAATTGCAATGGCAACAGCAATTGGGTTCGCCATTATGGGTTTCATTGGATTTTTCGTCAAATTGATCCACATCCCCATCAACAATATCATTGTgtaagttacat
It includes:
- the sec61g gene encoding protein transport protein Sec61 subunit gamma, which codes for MDQVMQFVEPSRQFVKDSIRLVKRCTKPDRKEFQKIAMATAIGFAIMGFIGFFVKLIHIPINNIIVGG